The Candidatus Bathyarchaeota archaeon genome includes a region encoding these proteins:
- a CDS encoding MBL fold metallo-hydrolase codes for MRIHFLGGVREVGGSCIAIETDYGKIALDYGIKVGEKVSDQFPKDFDAVIISHAHLDHSGNLLSLSRGNPVIIGSRITRDVTTDLLRDMIKIQNMNGNHFPYNNQDADNIKKSWWIRDSVALLGMSIQLYPAGHVAGAKMTSIHVEGKEILYTGDFCLHDTEILEGSKPEKLPQKPDALIIESTYGGKVRLPRNELVDQLFKQILRTIERKGNVLIPAFAFHRSQEMAKRIDQAMEDGILPNYNVYTISPLAHKITGYFNNYKQFFTQEIQQQKQPFNYRHVKQLHRTGQIREPAIVICTSGFGHAGASLRLLTEWATDEDNSVVINSGYLPPESPLKIAKEKRELIKNGNKILVQAEVKQIELSSHADQGELIQLVEALEPKRTFLVHGELEQAQLLSEKISGITEVYVPERHETISM; via the coding sequence ATGAGAATTCATTTCCTTGGAGGAGTCCGAGAAGTAGGTGGCTCCTGCATCGCAATCGAAACTGACTATGGGAAGATTGCATTAGACTACGGTATCAAGGTCGGAGAAAAAGTTTCCGATCAGTTTCCGAAGGATTTTGATGCAGTAATCATCAGCCATGCTCATTTAGATCACTCCGGAAATCTCTTAAGCCTCTCTCGAGGGAATCCAGTGATAATTGGATCTAGGATAACCCGTGATGTCACTACCGATCTCCTACGTGACATGATAAAAATTCAGAACATGAATGGAAACCACTTCCCCTATAACAATCAGGATGCAGACAATATCAAAAAATCTTGGTGGATCCGAGATTCTGTTGCCCTGCTTGGAATGTCAATCCAATTGTATCCAGCAGGGCATGTTGCCGGGGCGAAAATGACCAGCATCCATGTTGAGGGAAAAGAAATTTTGTATACAGGGGATTTTTGTCTTCACGACACTGAAATTTTGGAAGGAAGCAAACCAGAGAAGCTCCCACAAAAACCTGATGCATTGATTATCGAGTCAACTTATGGCGGAAAAGTTCGACTGCCGAGAAACGAATTAGTCGACCAGCTTTTCAAACAAATTCTCCGCACAATTGAGAGAAAAGGAAACGTTTTGATCCCTGCATTCGCCTTCCACCGAAGTCAAGAGATGGCTAAAAGAATCGACCAGGCTATGGAGGACGGGATCCTACCAAACTACAATGTCTACACCATATCCCCGCTAGCACACAAAATCACAGGATACTTCAACAATTACAAGCAGTTCTTTACTCAAGAGATCCAACAACAAAAGCAACCTTTCAACTACCGACATGTGAAGCAACTTCACCGAACTGGTCAGATCCGGGAGCCCGCTATAGTCATCTGCACCTCAGGTTTCGGTCACGCAGGTGCAAGTCTTCGCTTGTTAACTGAATGGGCAACAGACGAAGACAACTCCGTTGTCATAAATTCAGGTTATCTTCCCCCAGAAAGCCCACTGAAAATTGCCAAAGAAAAAAGGGAACTCATCAAAAACGGGAACAAAATTCTTGTACAAGCAGAAGTTAAACAAATTGAACTTTCTAGCCATGCTGATCAAGGGGAACTCATTCAACTAGTAGAAGCGTTGGAGCCTAAGAGAACCTTTCTTGTTCACGGAGAATTGGAGCAAGCGCAACTTCTTTCCGAAAAAATTTCGGGAATAACTGAAGTGTACGTTCCGGAGAGAC